A DNA window from Pedomonas mirosovicensis contains the following coding sequences:
- a CDS encoding MFS transporter — protein MSEHRHAPSTWADLLAAGRLPRFALICLGVWLNAADALVTATIMPSVGADLGGYAFFSWSVAGFLLGAILAGASAGRFSEIVGLRPATVMAGLVLTAGCVLSALAPGMGLFLLGRVVQGAGSGWMSGLAMVAIAFLFPERHLGRIFAAVAAVWGLATILGPLLGGLLAAAGSWRTVFWIFAAQAALFAVAARFLLPREATPAQAATVPWRQLGLLCLAVAAIGCADMIQRPGLALALVGLGLGLLVWLLRFDRRATHRLLPRMAANLGAVPGAGYAAMFFLTATSIGFLIYGPALLQQLHGLTPLAAGYAVAAHAMAWTLAAFVVSGATPQTGDRWIRLGAACILAGPILLALVMREAAVPLVIAAAVIMGAGFGFSSALMNRRVLAALPDEDRAIGSSALIAVRQTGEAVGAAIAGATANLAGFGAGLTLISARSTALWVFIAALPLALAGAMAAWRMTRLPHGEDGQGTGG, from the coding sequence ATGAGCGAACACAGGCACGCCCCTTCCACCTGGGCCGATCTTCTGGCTGCAGGCCGGTTGCCGCGCTTTGCCCTCATCTGCCTCGGGGTCTGGCTGAACGCTGCCGATGCCCTGGTCACCGCCACCATCATGCCGAGCGTCGGGGCAGACCTTGGCGGCTATGCCTTCTTCAGCTGGTCGGTTGCCGGCTTCCTGCTGGGGGCCATCCTTGCCGGGGCCTCAGCCGGCCGGTTTTCCGAAATTGTCGGGCTGCGGCCCGCCACGGTCATGGCCGGTCTGGTGCTGACGGCCGGGTGCGTGCTCAGTGCCCTTGCTCCAGGCATGGGTCTGTTCCTGCTTGGCCGGGTCGTTCAGGGCGCCGGCAGCGGCTGGATGTCCGGCCTTGCCATGGTCGCCATCGCCTTCCTGTTTCCCGAGCGGCATCTGGGGCGCATCTTTGCCGCCGTGGCTGCCGTCTGGGGTTTGGCGACCATCCTCGGCCCTCTGCTCGGCGGGCTGCTGGCGGCGGCAGGCTCCTGGCGCACTGTCTTCTGGATCTTCGCGGCGCAGGCCGCCCTCTTTGCCGTGGCCGCCCGCTTTCTGCTGCCGCGGGAGGCCACGCCGGCCCAGGCCGCAACGGTGCCCTGGCGCCAGCTGGGCCTCTTGTGCCTTGCCGTTGCCGCCATCGGCTGTGCGGATATGATCCAGCGGCCGGGCCTGGCCCTGGCCCTGGTCGGCCTGGGTCTGGGATTGCTCGTGTGGCTGCTCCGGTTCGACCGGCGGGCGACGCATCGCCTGCTGCCGCGCATGGCCGCCAACCTCGGCGCCGTGCCGGGCGCGGGCTATGCCGCCATGTTTTTCCTTACCGCCACGTCCATCGGCTTTCTCATCTATGGCCCGGCGCTGTTGCAGCAGCTGCACGGCCTCACGCCGCTGGCCGCAGGCTATGCGGTGGCCGCCCATGCCATGGCCTGGACGCTGGCCGCCTTCGTCGTCTCGGGCGCCACGCCGCAAACGGGTGACCGCTGGATACGGCTGGGGGCGGCGTGCATCCTTGCCGGCCCCATTCTCCTCGCGCTGGTGATGCGCGAGGCGGCCGTGCCCCTGGTCATTGCGGCGGCGGTAATAATGGGGGCGGGCTTCGGCTTTTCCTCCGCCCTGATGAACCGCCGGGTGCTGGCCGCCCTGCCGGATGAGGACCGCGCCATCGGCAGCTCCGCCCTCATCGCCGTGCGCCAGACAGGCGAGGCGGTAGGCGCGGCCATTGCAGGCGCAACGGCCAACCTGGCGGGCTTCGGCGCGGGGCTGACGCTTATCAGCGCCCGGTCGACGGCGCTGTGGGTGTTCATCGCGGCTCTTCCCCTGGCGTTGGCGGGCGCCATGGCCGCCTGGCGGATGACGCGCCTGCCCCACGGGGAGGACGGTCAGGGCACGGGCGGCTGA
- a CDS encoding RNA polymerase factor sigma-32, with product MESQAVLRAAMSAPMLGKEDELELARRWREQRDVDALRALTRSYLRLVISMASRFRSYGLPVSDLIQEGTVGLMEAAGRFEPEREIRFSTYASWWIRSSMQDYILRNWSIVRTGTTAAHKSLFFNLRRLRAQIVGDYDGPMTYASRQLLAEKLGVRLKDVEVMEARLTGYDRSLNAMVGEDGESEWMDFLASDAPQPDEELEEINDSRVKMDLLRDAMKILSEREMTIIRERRLGDDSVTLAALGERLGISKERVRQIETQALNKLRTALINRVGDPVSAGLVSSYG from the coding sequence ATGGAAAGTCAGGCAGTGCTGCGCGCGGCCATGTCCGCGCCCATGCTCGGAAAAGAGGATGAACTGGAACTCGCCCGCCGTTGGCGCGAACAGCGGGACGTAGATGCGCTCAGGGCGCTCACACGATCCTATTTAAGACTGGTCATCTCCATGGCAAGCCGCTTCCGCAGCTATGGATTGCCGGTGTCCGACCTCATTCAGGAAGGAACGGTCGGACTGATGGAGGCCGCCGGCCGCTTCGAACCGGAACGGGAGATTCGCTTCTCCACCTATGCCTCCTGGTGGATCCGCTCATCGATGCAGGACTACATCCTCAGGAACTGGTCGATCGTGCGGACCGGCACCACGGCGGCGCACAAGAGCCTGTTCTTCAACCTGCGCCGCCTGCGCGCCCAGATCGTGGGCGACTACGACGGCCCCATGACCTACGCCTCGCGCCAGCTGCTGGCCGAGAAGCTGGGCGTGCGGCTGAAGGACGTGGAGGTGATGGAGGCGCGCCTGACTGGCTACGACCGCTCGCTCAACGCCATGGTGGGCGAGGACGGCGAGAGCGAATGGATGGATTTCCTCGCCTCCGATGCGCCCCAGCCGGACGAGGAACTGGAGGAGATCAACGACAGCCGCGTGAAGATGGACCTGCTGCGCGACGCCATGAAGATTCTGAGCGAGCGGGAGATGACCATCATCCGCGAGCGCCGGCTGGGCGACGACAGCGTGACGCTTGCGGCGCTGGGCGAGCGGCTCGGCATTTCCAAGGAACGGGTGCGCCAGATTGAAACCCAGGCGCTCAACAAGCTTCGTACGGCGCTCATCAACCGGGTGGGGGACCCGGTGAGCGCCGGACTGGTCAGCAGCTACGGCTGA
- a CDS encoding J domain-containing protein, producing the protein MSEYQSRPKGRSSRFHGRVVHADGRRCDSPGCAEAGEFRAPRSPRPERDGYHWFCLEHVRAFNAGYDYFKGLSEEEVAAERVGHPSWERGSRPFATNANPADLNIDDPLGILKAMQGFTRRFGAGGARPDGTRLSAKDRQALKVLGLGDDASLEAIKKQYKRLARRYHPDTNGGDRSQEHQLHKVIDAYTHLSQSPAFSS; encoded by the coding sequence GTGTCTGAGTATCAGTCCCGTCCCAAAGGCCGGTCCAGCCGGTTTCACGGCCGTGTCGTCCACGCCGATGGGCGGCGCTGCGACTCTCCGGGCTGCGCGGAGGCCGGTGAATTTCGGGCGCCCCGCTCACCCCGGCCGGAGCGGGACGGCTACCACTGGTTCTGCCTGGAGCATGTGCGCGCCTTCAATGCGGGCTATGACTATTTCAAGGGCCTGTCGGAGGAGGAGGTGGCGGCCGAGCGCGTGGGCCATCCATCGTGGGAACGAGGCAGCCGGCCCTTTGCCACCAACGCCAATCCGGCCGACCTGAACATCGATGATCCCCTCGGTATCCTGAAGGCCATGCAGGGGTTCACCCGCCGGTTCGGCGCGGGCGGCGCACGCCCGGACGGAACCCGCCTGTCGGCCAAGGACCGGCAGGCGTTGAAGGTTCTGGGACTGGGCGACGATGCCTCGCTTGAAGCCATCAAGAAACAATACAAACGGCTCGCGCGGCGCTATCATCCCGACACCAACGGCGGAGACCGCTCCCAAGAGCATCAGTTGCACAAAGTGATCGATGCCTATACGCATCTGAGCCAGTCGCCCGCTTTTTCGTCCTGA
- a CDS encoding BolA family protein yields the protein MGPVAKEVSRRLSETFQPTALVVRDDSEQHRGHAGHREGVETHFTVEICAAAFAGRSRVERQRMVYAALSDLMNNPIHALSLKITTPEG from the coding sequence ATGGGGCCTGTTGCCAAGGAAGTCAGCCGCCGTTTGAGCGAAACGTTTCAACCTACCGCATTGGTGGTGCGGGACGACAGCGAACAGCACCGCGGCCATGCCGGCCACCGGGAAGGGGTGGAAACCCATTTCACCGTGGAAATCTGCGCCGCCGCCTTTGCCGGACGCAGCCGGGTGGAACGGCAGCGCATGGTCTATGCGGCGCTCTCCGACCTGATGAACAACCCCATCCACGCGCTCAGCCTGAAGATCACCACGCCGGAAGGCTAG
- a CDS encoding PEP-CTERM sorting domain-containing protein gives MKIMMSMFLAGVAALGLSHSASASLVVLNSDDTNGFGFGNVNRDLTIQETGPDQDGTESGCVGITGGGSFAVGSGACLPNESGVFMGNGVVNLGGNEPPPLTDDLKYGTPTIGSLGITDASEILIVFDATEPGGDGLTITDLTLKFYDGGTLLLAIDGDATFATTSPGNGIADYIFGIDAAQQEEVNEVIFSAEDFGDFRMALEATIEDVDGGPESFVIVRGEGGVPVPEPASLGLLGLGIAGLGLARRRRN, from the coding sequence ATGAAAATAATGATGAGTATGTTTCTTGCAGGCGTTGCGGCGCTTGGTCTTTCGCACAGTGCGTCAGCCAGTCTGGTTGTTTTGAACTCTGATGACACGAACGGTTTCGGCTTCGGCAACGTGAACCGTGACCTGACGATTCAGGAAACCGGACCCGATCAGGACGGCACTGAGTCCGGCTGTGTCGGCATTACCGGCGGCGGCTCGTTCGCGGTCGGCAGCGGGGCCTGCTTGCCCAACGAGTCTGGCGTGTTCATGGGCAACGGCGTCGTCAATTTGGGCGGTAACGAGCCGCCGCCGCTGACTGATGACCTGAAGTACGGAACTCCCACGATCGGCTCGCTCGGCATCACGGATGCAAGCGAAATCCTGATCGTCTTTGATGCCACCGAGCCCGGCGGCGATGGTTTGACCATCACTGACCTGACCCTGAAGTTCTATGATGGGGGCACTCTGCTTCTGGCCATCGACGGCGATGCCACGTTTGCGACCACCAGCCCAGGCAACGGCATTGCCGACTACATTTTCGGCATCGACGCCGCGCAGCAGGAAGAAGTGAACGAAGTCATCTTCAGCGCTGAGGACTTCGGCGATTTCCGCATGGCGCTGGAGGCCACCATCGAGGACGTTGACGGCGGTCCCGAAAGCTTCGTCATCGTTCGCGGCGAAGGCGGCGTGCCGGTGCCCGAGCCTGCCTCTCTCGGCCTGCTGGGCCTGGGCATTGCCGGTCTGGGTCTGGCGCGCCGGCGTCGGAATTAA
- a CDS encoding peroxidase family protein, with protein sequence MLHGVERYLIEGEGLVEGALIPSALRAARAGPELALRATDPFQSPEKRLLAPRQRFCRLFDKGVQPDAEALIELGLAMETEVDVTTDPNSSIPAGYTYLGQFIDHDITFDKTRLTRGGAADPDATASHRTPSLDLDSLYGGGPEVSPQLYEADGATLRVGMCSESVDGDGNPVPAVPNDLPREDRKAIIGDPRNDENLAIAQLHLTFLKFHSSFVRELRAAYPTLPPARLFRRAREATIRHYQRIVLRDFLPRIVDANAIQQVLLNGHTIFPPMLHDMMPIEFSVAAYRFGHSMVRPVYDWNRFFHSQEGAITQATLELLFEFTQFSGSDPETELPFFGGDTLPSNWVADWRMLFEIEGHPPEPLFVVNRARKIDTSMAFALKSLPEFSGAGEADPALLSLASRNLLRGRLVALPHGLQVAERIIVTGLPHERLTLDQLRGGPHGATLERVGLLETPPLWYYILREAELNGGEPLGPVGSRIVAETIIALIRNSDVSILDQPGPIGLADIPRYSMSDMLLRVNELMPV encoded by the coding sequence ATGCTTCACGGCGTCGAGCGGTATCTGATCGAAGGCGAGGGGCTGGTGGAGGGGGCGCTGATCCCGTCTGCCTTGCGCGCGGCACGGGCAGGGCCGGAACTGGCGCTGCGGGCCACCGATCCCTTCCAGAGCCCGGAGAAGCGCCTGCTCGCGCCCCGGCAGCGGTTCTGCCGCCTGTTCGACAAGGGGGTCCAGCCTGATGCGGAGGCGCTCATTGAGCTGGGCCTCGCCATGGAGACGGAGGTGGATGTCACCACTGATCCCAACAGTTCCATCCCGGCGGGCTACACCTATCTCGGCCAGTTCATCGACCACGACATCACCTTCGACAAGACCAGGCTGACGCGCGGCGGCGCGGCGGATCCGGACGCCACGGCCAGCCATCGCACGCCGTCGCTCGATCTCGACAGCCTCTACGGCGGCGGGCCGGAGGTCAGCCCCCAGCTTTATGAGGCGGATGGCGCTACCCTGCGGGTGGGGATGTGCAGCGAGAGCGTGGATGGAGACGGAAACCCGGTCCCGGCAGTGCCGAATGACCTGCCGCGCGAGGACCGCAAGGCGATCATCGGCGACCCCCGCAACGACGAGAACCTGGCCATCGCCCAGCTGCACCTGACCTTCCTCAAGTTTCACAGCAGCTTCGTGCGGGAGCTGCGCGCGGCCTATCCCACCTTGCCGCCCGCCCGCCTGTTCCGCCGCGCGCGGGAGGCGACGATCCGCCACTATCAGCGCATCGTGCTGCGGGACTTCCTGCCGCGCATCGTTGATGCCAACGCCATCCAGCAGGTGCTGCTGAACGGCCACACGATCTTTCCGCCAATGCTGCATGACATGATGCCCATTGAGTTCTCGGTGGCGGCCTATCGCTTCGGCCACTCGATGGTCCGGCCGGTCTATGACTGGAACCGCTTCTTCCACTCGCAGGAGGGGGCCATCACCCAGGCGACGCTGGAGCTTCTGTTCGAGTTCACTCAATTCTCCGGCTCCGATCCCGAAACCGAACTGCCCTTCTTCGGCGGTGATACCCTGCCGTCCAACTGGGTAGCGGACTGGCGGATGCTGTTCGAGATCGAGGGGCACCCGCCGGAGCCCCTGTTCGTCGTCAACCGCGCCCGCAAGATCGATACCAGCATGGCGTTTGCGCTGAAAAGCCTGCCCGAGTTCTCCGGCGCGGGAGAGGCGGACCCGGCGCTGCTGTCGCTGGCCAGCCGCAACCTGCTGCGCGGGCGGCTGGTGGCGCTGCCGCATGGCCTGCAGGTGGCGGAGCGCATCATCGTCACCGGCCTGCCGCACGAGCGGCTGACGCTCGACCAGCTGCGCGGCGGCCCGCATGGGGCAACGCTGGAGCGGGTGGGGCTGCTGGAGACGCCGCCGCTATGGTATTACATCCTGCGCGAGGCGGAGCTGAACGGCGGCGAGCCGCTCGGCCCCGTTGGCTCGCGCATCGTGGCGGAGACCATCATCGCCCTCATCCGCAATTCAGACGTCTCCATTCTCGACCAGCCTGGCCCCATCGGGCTGGCGGACATTCCGCGCTATTCCATGTCCGACATGCTGCTTCGGGTGAACGAGCTGATGCCGGTGTAG
- a CDS encoding cation diffusion facilitator family transporter, whose protein sequence is MTSGPVSSKAPIYAALIGNLLVAITKFIAAGWTGSSSMLSEGIHSLVDTGNEVLLLYGIRRAGNPPDREHPLGYGRELYFWSFIVALLIFAVGAGVSLYEGVMHILAPEPIADPHVSYIVLGLSFLFEGVSWWVSFRSFRRLKGDMGYLEAVRKSKDPPSFMVLLEDTAALLGLVIAFAGVFLSVQLGDTRIDGLASIGIGLLLAVVAAVLARESKNLLIGERADARLSQSILAIADAEPGVTHANGVITSHLAPDQVVAALSVDFDDQLLAGDIETAVSNIEDRVRQAHPEISALFVKPQSTEQYQQAKMKRYKA, encoded by the coding sequence ATGACATCCGGCCCCGTCTCCTCCAAGGCGCCCATCTATGCGGCGCTCATCGGCAATCTTCTGGTCGCCATCACCAAGTTCATCGCCGCAGGGTGGACGGGCAGCTCCTCCATGCTGTCGGAGGGCATCCACTCCCTCGTCGACACCGGGAACGAGGTGCTGCTGCTCTATGGCATCCGCCGCGCCGGCAACCCGCCGGACCGGGAGCATCCCCTCGGCTACGGGCGGGAGCTGTATTTCTGGAGCTTCATCGTCGCCCTGCTGATCTTCGCGGTGGGCGCGGGCGTCTCCCTCTATGAAGGCGTGATGCACATACTGGCGCCGGAGCCGATCGCCGATCCCCACGTGAGCTATATCGTGCTGGGCCTGTCGTTCCTGTTCGAGGGCGTGTCGTGGTGGGTGTCCTTCCGCTCCTTCCGCCGGCTGAAGGGGGACATGGGCTATCTGGAAGCGGTGCGGAAGAGCAAGGACCCGCCCTCCTTCATGGTGCTGCTGGAGGACACCGCCGCCCTGCTCGGCCTCGTCATCGCCTTTGCCGGGGTGTTCCTCTCGGTGCAGCTGGGGGATACCCGCATCGATGGCCTCGCCTCCATCGGCATCGGCCTGCTGCTGGCGGTGGTGGCCGCAGTGCTGGCCCGCGAGAGCAAGAACCTGCTCATCGGCGAGCGGGCCGACGCGCGCCTCAGCCAGTCCATCCTCGCCATCGCGGACGCGGAGCCGGGCGTGACCCATGCCAATGGCGTCATCACCAGCCACCTCGCGCCCGACCAGGTGGTGGCCGCGCTGAGCGTGGACTTCGACGACCAGCTGCTGGCCGGGGACATCGAGACCGCCGTGAGCAACATCGAAGACCGCGTGCGGCAGGCCCACCCGGAGATCTCCGCCCTGTTCGTCAAG
- the cobS gene encoding cobaltochelatase subunit CobS: protein MTAEAHAHRPRTVALEAPDITVDARQTFGVDVDLKVPAFSVADEHVPERDDSYVFDPDTTLAILAGFAFNRRVMVQGFHGTGKSTHIEQVAARLNWPCIRVNLDSHISRIDLVGKDAIVLRDGKQVTEFREGILPWALQTPTALVFDEYDAGRPDVMFVIQRVLEVEGRLTLLDQNRVIRPNPWFRLFATANTVGLGDTTGLYHGTQQINQGQMDRWNIVTTLNYLPAETEVGIVAAKCKAYDTEAGRKTIANMVRVAEMTRQGFIAGDISTVMSPRTVITWAQNAEIFKNVGFAFRLSFLNKCDEAERAIVSEYYQRAFGEELPDSVASKAQKAASRK, encoded by the coding sequence ATGACTGCTGAAGCCCACGCCCACCGCCCGCGCACCGTCGCGCTCGAGGCCCCGGACATCACGGTGGATGCCCGGCAAACCTTTGGCGTGGATGTTGACCTCAAGGTGCCCGCTTTTTCCGTGGCCGATGAACACGTGCCCGAGCGGGACGATTCCTATGTGTTCGATCCGGATACCACGCTGGCCATTCTGGCGGGGTTCGCCTTCAACCGCCGCGTCATGGTCCAGGGCTTCCACGGCACCGGCAAGTCCACCCACATCGAGCAGGTGGCGGCGCGCCTCAACTGGCCGTGCATCCGCGTCAACCTCGATTCGCACATCAGCCGCATCGATCTGGTCGGCAAGGATGCCATCGTGCTGCGCGACGGCAAGCAGGTGACCGAGTTCCGCGAGGGCATCCTGCCCTGGGCGCTGCAAACCCCGACGGCCCTGGTGTTCGACGAATATGACGCCGGCCGGCCGGACGTAATGTTCGTCATCCAGCGCGTGCTGGAGGTGGAGGGCCGCCTGACCCTGCTCGACCAGAACCGGGTGATCCGCCCCAACCCCTGGTTCCGCCTGTTCGCCACCGCCAATACGGTGGGCCTGGGCGACACCACCGGCCTCTACCACGGCACCCAGCAGATCAACCAGGGCCAGATGGACCGCTGGAACATCGTGACGACCCTGAACTATCTGCCGGCGGAAACGGAAGTCGGCATCGTTGCGGCCAAGTGCAAGGCTTATGATACCGAGGCGGGCCGCAAGACCATCGCCAACATGGTGCGCGTCGCCGAGATGACGCGCCAGGGCTTCATCGCGGGGGACATCTCCACCGTCATGAGCCCACGCACGGTCATCACCTGGGCACAGAACGCCGAGATCTTCAAGAACGTCGGGTTCGCCTTCCGTCTGTCGTTCCTCAACAAGTGCGACGAGGCGGAGCGGGCGATCGTGTCGGAATATTATCAGCGCGCCTTCGGCGAGGAGCTGCCCGACTCCGTCGCCTCCAAGGCGCAGAAGGCGGCCAGCCGCAAGTAA
- the cobT gene encoding cobaltochelatase subunit CobT codes for MPPPNLLEDFRQSLAATMRALGHLPEADVTFTADKPALLGNQARVPQPMRNLPPEQVAEVRGWVDAYALRQRHHDDKVHARNQPAAGLARDIYNAAEQARVEAIGSREMAGVAENLARMTEARVRLDPISRAKSSEEVPLASAIGLMIRERLTGQAPPDGARVAVDMVRASIEARAGAHLDALEANLQDQSAFSRMTRSIIADLGLADEPVEDPEEQEENQKDEADQSGDQDQDGQEQSSAAEGDQDQGGEEMESPAEARGEQSGAEMESEDSVSPELGDEGPEGVAPWRPNAPLSEATPQFDYKVYTTAFDETVAAEELCDAEELTRLRAYLDQQLTHLQGVVTKLANRLQRRLMAQQNRSWDFDQEEGLLDTARLSRVVTSPSHSLTYKVERDTEFRDTVVTLLIDNSGSMRGRPISIAAICADILARTLERCSVKVEILGFTTRAWKGGQSREKWLAEGRPAMPGRLNDLRHILYKTADAPWRRARKNLGLMMREGLLKENIDGEALLWAHNRLIGRPEERRILMVISDGAPVDDSTLSVNTGNYLEKHLRQVIGWIEAKSPVELIAIGIGHDVTRYYSRAVTIMDAEQLGGVMTEQLASLFEADRRPASRPQAGRGAARR; via the coding sequence ATGCCCCCACCCAACCTGCTTGAGGACTTCCGCCAGTCGCTGGCCGCGACCATGCGGGCGCTCGGCCATCTGCCGGAAGCGGATGTCACCTTCACCGCCGACAAGCCGGCCCTGCTCGGCAACCAGGCGCGGGTGCCCCAGCCCATGCGGAACCTGCCGCCCGAGCAGGTGGCGGAGGTGCGCGGCTGGGTGGACGCCTATGCGCTGCGCCAGCGGCACCACGATGACAAGGTGCACGCCCGCAACCAGCCGGCGGCGGGGCTGGCGCGGGACATCTACAACGCGGCGGAGCAGGCGCGGGTGGAGGCCATCGGCAGCCGCGAGATGGCGGGCGTGGCGGAAAACCTTGCCCGCATGACCGAGGCGCGGGTGCGGCTTGATCCCATTTCCCGCGCCAAGAGTTCGGAGGAGGTGCCGCTGGCCAGCGCCATCGGCCTCATGATCCGCGAACGGCTGACCGGGCAGGCGCCGCCGGATGGTGCCCGCGTGGCGGTCGATATGGTCCGCGCCAGCATCGAGGCCAGGGCAGGCGCGCACCTGGACGCGCTGGAGGCCAACCTTCAGGATCAATCCGCCTTCTCCCGCATGACCCGCAGCATCATCGCGGACCTGGGGCTGGCGGACGAGCCGGTGGAAGACCCGGAAGAGCAGGAAGAGAACCAGAAGGACGAGGCTGACCAGTCCGGCGACCAGGATCAGGACGGCCAGGAGCAGTCTTCCGCCGCCGAAGGCGACCAGGACCAGGGCGGGGAGGAGATGGAGAGCCCTGCCGAGGCCCGCGGAGAGCAGTCCGGCGCGGAGATGGAGAGCGAGGATAGCGTCAGCCCCGAGCTGGGCGACGAGGGACCGGAGGGCGTTGCCCCCTGGCGGCCCAATGCGCCCCTGTCGGAGGCCACGCCCCAGTTCGACTACAAGGTCTACACCACCGCTTTCGATGAGACGGTGGCGGCCGAGGAGCTGTGCGACGCGGAGGAGCTGACCCGCCTGCGCGCCTATCTCGACCAGCAGCTCACCCACCTCCAGGGCGTGGTTACCAAGCTGGCCAACCGGCTTCAGCGCCGCCTCATGGCGCAGCAGAACCGCTCGTGGGACTTCGACCAGGAGGAGGGGCTGCTCGATACCGCGCGCCTGTCTCGCGTCGTTACCAGCCCCAGCCACTCCCTCACCTACAAGGTGGAGCGGGATACGGAATTCCGCGACACGGTGGTGACGCTGCTCATCGACAATTCCGGCTCCATGCGCGGGCGCCCCATTTCCATCGCCGCCATCTGCGCCGACATCCTTGCCCGCACGCTGGAGCGCTGCTCGGTGAAGGTGGAGATCCTTGGCTTCACCACCCGCGCCTGGAAGGGCGGGCAGTCGCGCGAGAAATGGCTGGCGGAAGGCCGCCCGGCCATGCCTGGCCGCCTCAACGATCTGCGCCATATCCTCTACAAGACGGCGGATGCGCCCTGGCGGCGCGCCCGCAAGAACCTGGGGCTGATGATGCGCGAGGGGCTGCTCAAGGAGAACATCGACGGCGAGGCGCTTTTGTGGGCGCACAACCGTCTGATCGGCCGGCCGGAGGAGCGCCGCATCCTCATGGTCATCTCCGACGGCGCGCCGGTGGATGATTCCACCCTGTCGGTCAATACCGGCAATTACCTCGAGAAGCATCTGCGGCAGGTGATCGGCTGGATCGAGGCCAAGTCGCCGGTGGAGTTGATCGCCATTGGCATTGGCCATGATGTGACCCGCTATTACAGCCGCGCCGTCACCATCATGGACGCCGAGCAGCTGGGCGGGGTGATGACCGAGCAGCTGGCCAGCCTGTTCGAGGCGGACCGGCGCCCGGCGTCCCGGCCCCAGGCCGGGCGAGGCGCGGCGCGGCGATAG
- a CDS encoding ArsR/SmtB family transcription factor, whose protein sequence is MTIFPALNISMKIETKGRSRMLMEQADAINAFAALAQDTRLTVFRLLVQAGPDGLTAGAIARHLGVPASTMSHHLATLERAGLAVSRRESRQIFYAADYEGARGLITFLMEDCCHGHPEIRGSDNAATTCCPTES, encoded by the coding sequence TTGACCATCTTCCCCGCGCTCAATATTTCCATGAAGATCGAAACCAAGGGCAGGAGCCGAATGCTCATGGAACAGGCCGATGCCATCAACGCCTTCGCCGCCCTGGCGCAGGACACGCGCCTGACCGTGTTTCGCCTGTTGGTGCAGGCCGGGCCCGACGGCCTGACCGCAGGCGCGATCGCCCGGCATCTCGGCGTTCCCGCCTCTACCATGTCGCACCACCTGGCTACCCTGGAGCGGGCGGGCCTTGCCGTCTCGCGCCGGGAGAGCCGCCAGATCTTCTATGCCGCCGATTATGAAGGCGCCCGCGGCCTCATTACCTTCCTGATGGAAGACTGCTGCCACGGCCACCCGGAGATTCGCGGCAGCGACAACGCCGCCACGACCTGCTGCCCCACCGAAAGCTAA